From a single Thioalbus denitrificans genomic region:
- the cydX gene encoding cytochrome bd-I oxidase subunit CydX, whose amino-acid sequence MWYFTWILGVLLASAFGIINVMWLESECDLDADKPC is encoded by the coding sequence ATGTGGTACTTCACCTGGATACTGGGCGTGCTGCTCGCCAGCGCCTTCGGCATCATCAACGTGATGTGGCTGGAGTCGGAGTGCGACCTCGACGCCGACAAGCCCTGCTGA
- a CDS encoding group II truncated hemoglobin translates to MMSPYEQLGGEEGVKALVDRFYELMDTLPAVRELRAMHAKSLDQARDKLALFLSGWLGGPNQHQEPHGQTRLRARHLPFAIGDREREQWMLCMNRALEDQQVPKPLRGTLSEAFQKMADHMQNEYLSQKLERMARHPEAAGTRTGEK, encoded by the coding sequence ATGATGAGCCCCTACGAGCAACTCGGCGGTGAAGAGGGCGTCAAGGCCCTGGTGGATCGATTCTACGAACTCATGGACACGCTGCCCGCGGTGCGGGAATTGCGCGCCATGCATGCGAAGAGCCTGGACCAGGCGCGGGACAAGCTGGCCCTGTTCCTCTCCGGCTGGCTCGGCGGCCCGAACCAGCACCAGGAGCCGCACGGCCAGACCCGGCTGCGCGCCCGTCATCTGCCCTTCGCCATCGGTGACCGGGAGCGGGAGCAGTGGATGCTGTGCATGAACCGGGCGCTGGAGGATCAGCAGGTGCCCAAGCCGCTGCGGGGGACCCTCTCCGAGGCGTTCCAGAAGATGGCCGACCACATGCAGAACGAGTACCTGAGCCAGAAGCTGGAGCGCATGGCCCGCCATCCCGAGGCGGCCGGGACCCGCACCGGCGAGAAATGA
- the hemF gene encoding oxygen-dependent coproporphyrinogen oxidase: MDQPDLDAVKAYFLDLQERICTAFETLEGEARFREDRWERPGGGGGRTRVLEGGAVFEKGGVNFSHVTGTALPPSATAARPELAGRGFTALGVSLVMHPRNPYAPTSHANVRFFVAEKAGEAPVWWFGGGFDLTPYYGFEEDCVHWHRTARAACEVLGPTAHGHYRRWCDEYFYLRHRDEPRGIGGLFFDDLSDGGFERCFEFVRSVGDHYLEAYLPIVERRWRTPYGEREREFQCYRRGRYVEFNLVYDRGTLFGLQSGGRTESILMSLPPQVSWRYDWRPAPDTPEARLYEVFLKPRDWLADQPA, encoded by the coding sequence ATGGATCAACCGGACCTGGACGCCGTAAAGGCCTATTTCCTCGACCTGCAGGAGCGGATCTGCACGGCCTTCGAGACACTCGAGGGGGAGGCGCGCTTCCGCGAGGATCGCTGGGAGCGTCCCGGCGGAGGCGGGGGCAGGACCCGGGTCCTGGAGGGTGGCGCGGTGTTCGAAAAGGGCGGCGTCAACTTCTCCCACGTGACCGGCACCGCCCTGCCCCCCTCCGCCACCGCCGCGCGCCCGGAGCTCGCCGGCCGCGGCTTCACGGCGCTGGGGGTGTCGCTGGTGATGCACCCCCGCAATCCCTACGCACCCACCAGCCACGCCAATGTCCGCTTCTTCGTGGCGGAGAAGGCGGGCGAGGCGCCGGTCTGGTGGTTCGGGGGCGGCTTCGACCTCACGCCCTACTACGGCTTCGAGGAGGACTGCGTCCACTGGCACCGCACCGCCCGCGCCGCCTGCGAGGTGCTGGGGCCGACGGCCCACGGCCATTACCGGCGCTGGTGCGACGAGTACTTCTACCTCAGGCACCGGGATGAGCCGCGGGGCATTGGCGGGCTGTTCTTCGACGATCTGAGCGACGGGGGTTTCGAGCGCTGCTTCGAGTTCGTGCGCAGCGTGGGTGATCACTACCTGGAGGCCTACCTGCCCATCGTGGAGCGGCGCTGGCGCACGCCCTACGGGGAGCGGGAGCGGGAATTCCAGTGTTACCGGCGCGGCCGCTACGTGGAGTTCAACCTGGTCTACGATCGCGGCACGCTGTTCGGGCTGCAGTCGGGGGGGCGGACCGAGTCGATCCTGATGTCACTGCCCCCGCAGGTGAGCTGGCGCTACGACTGGCGCCCGGCACCGGACACGCCGGAGGCACGGCTCTACGAGGTGTTCCTCAAGCCCCGCGACTGGCTCGCGGACCAGCCGGCCTGA
- a CDS encoding cytochrome ubiquinol oxidase subunit I, with translation MIDQSVIELSRIQFAATAMYHFLFVPLTLGLSFLLAIMESVYVMTGKEVYRDMTKFWGKLFGINFALGVTTGITMEFQFGTNWAYYSHYVGDIFGAPLAIEGLMAFFLESTFIGLFFFGWDRLSKQKHLLVTWLTAIGSNLSALWILVANGWMQNPVGSEFSYETMRMEMVSFAEVLLNPVAQVKFVHTVSAGYVTGALFVLGISAYYLLKGRDLGFARRSFAIAAGFGLASALSVIVLGDESGYELGDVQKVKLAAIEAEWETQEPPAAFTLFGFPDEETQTTAMAIKIPALLGLIATRSTSEEIAGLNELRAQHLERIRNGIVAYGLLQKLRSGDTSEETKSLFEAVKVDLGYGLLLKPYTEKVTDATEEQIQMAADDSIPKVWPLFWAFRIMVAFGFIMLFIFAAAFYLTIRRTAEQKRWLLRLALFSIPLPWLSCELGWFVAEYGRQPWTIGEVLPTPVSTSVLSAGDLYFSLAGFIGFYTLLLVFEMYLMFKFARLGPSSLHLGRYHFEQAAGGAPALATQPLQQRAND, from the coding sequence ATGATTGACCAAAGCGTGATCGAGCTGTCGCGGATCCAGTTTGCCGCCACAGCCATGTATCACTTCCTGTTCGTGCCCCTGACGCTCGGCCTGTCCTTCCTGCTGGCCATCATGGAGTCGGTGTATGTCATGACCGGCAAGGAAGTCTACCGGGACATGACCAAGTTCTGGGGCAAGCTGTTCGGCATCAACTTCGCCCTCGGCGTCACCACGGGCATCACCATGGAGTTCCAGTTCGGGACCAACTGGGCCTACTATTCCCACTACGTGGGCGATATTTTCGGCGCCCCGCTGGCCATCGAGGGCCTGATGGCCTTCTTCCTCGAGTCCACCTTCATCGGCCTGTTCTTCTTCGGCTGGGACCGCCTTTCCAAGCAGAAGCACCTGCTGGTCACCTGGCTGACCGCCATCGGCTCCAACCTCTCGGCACTCTGGATCCTGGTCGCCAACGGCTGGATGCAGAACCCGGTGGGCTCCGAGTTCAGCTACGAGACCATGCGCATGGAGATGGTCAGCTTCGCCGAAGTGCTGCTCAACCCGGTGGCCCAGGTGAAGTTCGTCCACACCGTCTCGGCCGGCTACGTCACCGGCGCGCTGTTCGTGCTCGGCATCAGTGCCTACTACCTGCTCAAGGGCCGCGATCTCGGCTTCGCCCGCCGCTCCTTCGCCATCGCCGCCGGCTTCGGCCTCGCCTCCGCCCTGTCGGTCATCGTCCTCGGTGACGAGAGCGGCTACGAGCTCGGCGACGTGCAGAAGGTGAAGCTCGCCGCCATCGAGGCGGAGTGGGAGACCCAGGAGCCGCCGGCCGCCTTCACCCTGTTCGGCTTCCCGGACGAGGAGACCCAGACCACCGCCATGGCGATCAAGATCCCGGCCCTGCTCGGGCTCATCGCCACCCGCTCCACCAGCGAGGAGATCGCCGGCCTCAACGAGCTGCGGGCGCAGCACCTCGAGCGCATCCGCAACGGCATCGTGGCCTACGGCCTGCTGCAGAAGCTGCGCTCGGGCGACACCTCCGAGGAGACCAAGTCCCTGTTCGAGGCGGTCAAGGTCGATCTCGGCTACGGGCTGCTGCTCAAGCCCTATACCGAGAAGGTGACCGACGCCACCGAGGAGCAGATCCAGATGGCGGCCGACGACAGCATCCCGAAGGTGTGGCCGCTGTTCTGGGCCTTCCGCATCATGGTCGCCTTCGGCTTCATCATGCTGTTCATTTTCGCCGCGGCCTTCTACCTCACCATCCGGCGCACGGCGGAGCAGAAGCGCTGGCTGCTCAGGCTCGCGCTGTTCAGCATCCCGCTGCCGTGGCTGAGCTGTGAGCTGGGCTGGTTCGTGGCCGAGTACGGCCGCCAGCCCTGGACCATCGGCGAGGTGCTGCCCACCCCCGTGAGCACCTCGGTGCTCTCCGCCGGCGACCTCTACTTCAGCCTGGCCGGCTTCATCGGCTTCTACACCCTGCTGCTGGTGTTCGAGATGTACCTGATGTTCAAGTTCGCCCGCCTGGGTCCGAGCTCGCTGCATCTGGGCCGCTACCACTTCGAGCAGGCTGCGGGCGGCGCCCCGGCGCTGGCCACCCAGCCGCTGCAGCAGCGCGCCAACGACTGA
- a CDS encoding DUF6858 family protein yields MKQSLFQEKYPIFTLEVSKEETRFRSVDEIIAFFKERIDAHDVARFIAIFDHYSHTKALEAGQISADILDARNIVFCFGIALPNPAVMAVRPRSIGVTELSDRFVINFMEAPMPVANNSMESWAKAVKNL; encoded by the coding sequence ATGAAACAGAGCCTGTTCCAGGAGAAGTACCCCATCTTCACCCTCGAGGTGAGCAAGGAGGAGACCCGCTTCCGGTCGGTGGACGAAATCATCGCCTTCTTCAAGGAGCGCATCGACGCCCACGACGTGGCCCGCTTCATCGCCATCTTCGATCACTACAGCCACACGAAAGCGCTGGAAGCGGGGCAGATCAGCGCCGACATCCTCGACGCCAGGAACATCGTGTTCTGCTTCGGCATCGCCCTGCCGAACCCGGCGGTCATGGCGGTGCGTCCGCGCTCCATCGGCGTCACCGAACTCAGCGACCGCTTCGTCATCAACTTCATGGAGGCCCCCATGCCCGTGGCCAACAACTCCATGGAGAGCTGGGCCAAGGCCGTCAAGAACCTCTGA
- a CDS encoding L-threonylcarbamoyladenylate synthase: MNAPRGWPLGRAVRVVRGGGVIAYPTEAVYGLGCDPLDPVAVLRLLLLKARVAEKGLILIGADLSQFDSLLLPLAPALRAKVLASWPGAVTWLLPSRPECPQWLTGGRETLAVRVPDHPLSLALCRALGHPLVSTSANPAGRAPARSALQVRRYFGDRLDYILAGPVGGRRRPSEIRDGRTGTVIRPG; the protein is encoded by the coding sequence ATGAACGCGCCGCGCGGGTGGCCGCTGGGGCGTGCGGTGCGGGTCGTGCGCGGCGGCGGGGTCATCGCCTATCCCACCGAAGCGGTCTACGGGCTCGGCTGCGATCCCCTGGACCCGGTGGCGGTGTTGCGGCTGCTGCTGCTCAAGGCGCGCGTCGCGGAGAAGGGCCTGATCCTCATCGGGGCGGACCTGTCCCAGTTCGATTCGCTGCTGCTGCCGCTCGCGCCGGCGCTCCGGGCCAAGGTGCTCGCCAGCTGGCCCGGTGCGGTCACCTGGCTGCTGCCGTCCCGCCCGGAGTGTCCGCAGTGGCTCACCGGCGGGCGGGAGACGCTGGCGGTGCGGGTCCCGGACCACCCTCTTTCCCTGGCGCTGTGCCGCGCCCTGGGCCACCCGCTGGTCTCCACCAGCGCCAACCCGGCTGGCCGGGCGCCGGCGCGCAGCGCCCTGCAGGTGCGACGCTACTTCGGTGACCGGCTGGACTACATTCTTGCCGGGCCGGTCGGCGGCCGCCGGCGCCCCTCGGAGATCCGGGACGGGCGCACGGGGACGGTGATCCGGCCCGGCTGA
- a CDS encoding chaperone NapD — MNLCSMVLNARPAQAAAVRTRLEAIEGVEVHAVSDTGRLVLTLEHPDRTYYAETMMQMHNVAGVLSAALIYEFHDEQEVTQKEVSQ; from the coding sequence ATGAATCTCTGCAGCATGGTGCTCAATGCCAGGCCCGCGCAGGCGGCCGCGGTCAGGACCCGGTTGGAGGCTATCGAGGGCGTGGAGGTTCACGCCGTCAGCGATACCGGCCGCCTGGTCCTCACCCTCGAGCACCCCGACCGCACCTATTACGCCGAAACCATGATGCAGATGCATAACGTGGCGGGCGTGCTGAGCGCCGCCCTCATCTACGAATTCCACGATGAACAAGAGGTCACCCAGAAGGAGGTGTCGCAATGA
- a CDS encoding SLAC1 anion channel family protein, whose amino-acid sequence MNTDSRLMHFPIPFFAVVMGLSGFTIALLKSEAMQLLPLHAGNLMAAVTGGVFLLIALVYLAKLLRHPGAVRQELHHPVKLSFFPTVSISLVLLSICTLHSQPALAEALWITGSVAHLLFTLYVLGAWINHEHFQIQHMNPAWFIPVVGNILVPIAGVPLGYTESSWFFFSIGLVFWVVLLVIVLYRVIFHNPLPAKLVPTFFILIAPPAVGFLAYLKLGGGLDAFARVLYYTALFLTLLLFTQYRKFTRLQFFLSWWAYSFPLAAITVATLAMFEQTGDGRFQALGLGLLALLAAVIVLLLVRTAIAMGRGEICVEE is encoded by the coding sequence ATGAACACCGACTCGAGACTGATGCACTTCCCCATCCCCTTCTTCGCGGTGGTGATGGGACTCTCAGGCTTCACCATCGCCCTGCTGAAAAGCGAGGCCATGCAGCTGCTGCCGCTCCATGCCGGCAACCTGATGGCCGCGGTGACCGGCGGGGTGTTCCTGCTCATCGCGCTGGTCTACCTGGCCAAGCTCCTCCGCCATCCCGGCGCCGTGCGCCAGGAGCTGCACCACCCGGTCAAGCTGAGCTTCTTCCCCACCGTTTCCATCAGCCTGGTGCTGCTCAGCATCTGCACCCTGCACAGTCAGCCGGCACTGGCCGAGGCGCTGTGGATCACCGGCAGCGTGGCGCACCTGCTGTTCACGCTCTACGTCCTGGGGGCCTGGATCAACCACGAGCACTTCCAGATCCAGCACATGAACCCGGCCTGGTTCATTCCCGTAGTGGGCAACATCCTGGTGCCCATCGCCGGTGTTCCGCTGGGCTATACGGAGAGCTCGTGGTTCTTCTTCAGCATCGGACTGGTGTTCTGGGTGGTGCTGCTGGTCATCGTCCTCTACCGGGTCATCTTCCATAACCCGCTGCCCGCGAAGCTGGTGCCCACCTTCTTCATCCTCATCGCCCCGCCGGCGGTGGGCTTCCTCGCCTACCTCAAGCTCGGCGGCGGGCTGGACGCCTTCGCCCGGGTGCTCTACTACACGGCGCTGTTCCTGACCCTGCTGCTGTTCACCCAGTACCGGAAGTTCACCCGGCTGCAGTTCTTCCTCTCCTGGTGGGCCTACTCCTTCCCGCTGGCGGCCATCACCGTGGCCACCCTGGCGATGTTCGAGCAGACCGGCGACGGCCGCTTCCAGGCCCTCGGACTCGGACTGCTGGCGCTGCTCGCCGCGGTCATCGTGCTGCTGCTGGTGCGCACCGCCATCGCCATGGGGCGCGGGGAGATCTGCGTCGAGGAGTAA
- the cydB gene encoding cytochrome d ubiquinol oxidase subunit II — translation MILDYETLKLIWWLFVGVLLIGFAITDGFDMGAGALLPFLGKNDEERRVIINSIGPHWDGNQVWFITAGGAIFAAWPAVYAAAFSGLYVALLLVLFALFFRPVGFDYRSKLPNKNWRSWWDWGLFAGGAIPATVFGVAFGNLLLGLPFHYDQNLLPYYDGGFFGLLNPFSLLAGVVSLSMLVMHGAMYLMLRTEGVIYERARGAAQLFGVALIVTFALAGIWLVLGIDGYRIVSMPATDALPNPLAKEVVQEAGAWLANYAAYPWMLAAPALGLGGAALAVLTARGNRPGWGFLFSSLALAGVILTAGFSMFPFVMPSSVDPNHSLTLWDAPSSHLTLTVMFWATMIFLPIVLAYTVWCYRQLWGKFTVQFVRDNDHAAY, via the coding sequence ATGATTCTCGACTATGAAACCCTGAAGCTCATCTGGTGGCTGTTCGTGGGCGTGCTGCTCATCGGCTTCGCCATCACCGACGGCTTCGACATGGGCGCCGGCGCGCTCCTGCCCTTCCTGGGCAAGAACGACGAGGAGCGGCGGGTCATCATCAACTCCATCGGCCCCCACTGGGACGGCAACCAGGTGTGGTTCATCACCGCGGGCGGCGCCATTTTCGCCGCCTGGCCAGCCGTCTACGCGGCCGCCTTCTCGGGGCTGTATGTCGCCCTGCTGCTGGTGCTGTTCGCCCTGTTCTTCCGACCGGTGGGCTTCGACTACCGCAGCAAGCTGCCCAACAAGAACTGGCGCAGCTGGTGGGACTGGGGCCTGTTCGCCGGCGGCGCGATTCCGGCCACCGTGTTCGGCGTGGCCTTCGGCAACCTGCTGCTGGGCCTGCCCTTCCACTACGACCAGAACCTCCTGCCCTACTATGACGGGGGCTTCTTCGGCCTGCTCAACCCCTTCTCGCTGCTCGCGGGCGTGGTCAGCCTCTCCATGCTGGTGATGCACGGGGCCATGTACCTGATGCTGCGCACCGAGGGGGTGATCTACGAGCGCGCCAGGGGCGCCGCCCAGCTGTTCGGAGTGGCGCTGATCGTCACCTTCGCCCTGGCCGGCATCTGGCTGGTGCTCGGCATCGACGGCTACCGCATCGTGTCGATGCCCGCCACCGATGCCCTGCCCAACCCGCTGGCGAAGGAGGTGGTGCAGGAGGCCGGCGCCTGGCTGGCCAACTACGCGGCCTACCCGTGGATGCTGGCCGCCCCCGCACTCGGCCTCGGCGGCGCGGCCCTGGCGGTCCTCACCGCCCGCGGCAATCGTCCGGGCTGGGGCTTCCTGTTCAGCTCCCTGGCCCTGGCGGGGGTCATCCTCACGGCGGGCTTCTCCATGTTCCCGTTCGTCATGCCCTCGTCGGTGGATCCCAACCACAGCCTGACGTTGTGGGACGCCCCCTCCAGCCACCTGACCCTGACGGTGATGTTCTGGGCCACGATGATCTTCCTGCCCATCGTGCTCGCCTACACCGTGTGGTGCTACCGGCAGCTGTGGGGCAAGTTCACGGTGCAGTTCGTGCGCGACAACGACCACGCCGCCTACTGA
- a CDS encoding cyd operon YbgE family protein — translation MIPRQANRARPAWAGPLTLLLTAALVAAVFLRADAIARLPGDLRLPLLVLVLWGTAAGIVTGIGFEPRRPLFRRLLGWGRWAMAAALLGVAAAILD, via the coding sequence ATGATTCCACGGCAGGCAAACCGGGCCCGCCCCGCCTGGGCGGGCCCCCTCACCCTTCTGCTCACCGCCGCCCTGGTGGCGGCGGTGTTCCTGCGGGCCGACGCCATCGCCCGCCTCCCGGGCGATCTGCGCCTGCCGCTGCTGGTGCTCGTGCTCTGGGGCACCGCCGCCGGCATCGTCACGGGCATCGGATTCGAACCCCGCCGGCCGCTGTTCCGGCGCCTGCTCGGCTGGGGGCGCTGGGCGATGGCGGCGGCCCTGCTCGGTGTCGCCGCCGCCATCCTCGACTGA
- the napF gene encoding ferredoxin-type protein NapF, which yields MGVQLHRRQFLRGDFRSRNHPRRPPWSRPESEFTHLCDRCGHCISRCESRILVSGSGGFPELDFRHGECTFCAACLEACHSGALRRAPATGSRPARPWHAVVSIGADCIARRGVECRVCGEQCGERVLRFRLRAGGVALPEVGAAPCSGCGACVAPCPTGAVEVTLTPLDEHPSQEVISS from the coding sequence ATGGGTGTTCAGCTGCACAGAAGGCAGTTCCTGCGGGGGGATTTCCGGTCACGGAATCACCCCCGGCGCCCACCCTGGTCTCGTCCCGAGTCCGAGTTCACCCACCTCTGCGACCGCTGTGGCCACTGCATCAGCCGCTGCGAGTCACGGATCCTCGTCAGCGGCAGCGGCGGCTTCCCCGAACTGGACTTCCGGCACGGCGAGTGCACCTTCTGCGCCGCCTGCCTGGAGGCCTGTCACAGCGGCGCCCTGCGCCGCGCGCCGGCAACCGGTTCCCGCCCCGCCCGGCCCTGGCACGCCGTGGTGAGCATCGGCGCCGATTGCATCGCCCGGCGGGGAGTGGAGTGCCGGGTCTGCGGCGAGCAGTGCGGGGAGCGGGTGCTGCGCTTCCGCCTGCGTGCGGGCGGGGTGGCCCTGCCCGAGGTCGGGGCGGCGCCCTGCTCCGGATGCGGCGCCTGTGTCGCCCCCTGCCCGACCGGGGCGGTGGAAGTCACGCTCACGCCCCTCGACGAACACCCATCCCAGGAGGTCATTTCGTCATGA
- a CDS encoding PEP-CTERM/exosortase system-associated acyltransferase, whose product MLMFRDSHFDGLLADCPDLHTRCHRLRYQVYCVEHAYEPRDQPLAGEEHDAWDSAAVAFLLTHRASGVDVGTVRLVLADSPDGLPFSRAMAGHPLHLPECRGRVAEVSRLAVSKTFRRRVEDTHAPWNHPLERPLQDGAPAHPGPLFGLLRCLYAWCREAGIPGWCAMMEPALARRLAAIGIVGEVLGPVIDHHGRRAPYHFPLAAAEVRLRAQQPALWAYITGAAGPAGAAEAPQGRRRTGV is encoded by the coding sequence ATGTTGATGTTCCGTGATTCCCACTTCGACGGCCTGCTCGCCGACTGCCCCGATCTGCACACCCGCTGTCATCGACTCCGCTACCAGGTCTACTGCGTGGAACACGCCTACGAGCCGCGCGATCAGCCGCTTGCGGGCGAGGAGCACGACGCCTGGGACAGCGCCGCGGTGGCCTTCCTGCTCACCCACCGGGCCAGCGGCGTGGACGTGGGCACGGTCCGGCTGGTGCTCGCCGACAGCCCGGACGGACTGCCCTTCAGCCGGGCCATGGCCGGCCACCCCCTGCATCTGCCGGAGTGCCGTGGCCGGGTGGCGGAGGTCTCGCGCCTGGCGGTATCGAAGACGTTCCGGCGGCGGGTGGAGGACACCCACGCGCCCTGGAACCACCCCCTGGAGCGGCCCCTGCAGGATGGGGCCCCGGCCCACCCGGGGCCGTTGTTCGGGCTGCTGCGCTGCCTCTACGCCTGGTGCCGCGAGGCCGGAATACCGGGCTGGTGCGCCATGATGGAGCCCGCCCTGGCCCGGCGCCTGGCCGCGATCGGCATCGTGGGCGAGGTCCTCGGCCCGGTCATCGATCACCACGGCCGGCGGGCGCCCTACCATTTCCCCCTCGCGGCGGCGGAGGTGCGGCTGCGCGCGCAGCAGCCGGCGCTGTGGGCCTACATCACCGGCGCGGCGGGGCCGGCCGGCGCGGCGGAGGCGCCGCAGGGAAGGCGCCGCACGGGGGTTTGA
- a CDS encoding Crp/Fnr family transcriptional regulator, producing the protein MSITSKAAWRGEADCLNCSLRTSVLFAGLEEKDFDQIHRPIEEFNLAPHQVLYRAGDPGDAVYTIRSGLLKLVQYLPDGGQRIVRLVHSTDVAGLEALLGQPYQHDAVVLQPASVCRLPIDVVKRLDRDNPGLHQELMRRWQRALSEADAWLTQLSTGTARQRVARLLLRLVERNGEPACELFSREDVGAMLGITTETASRMVAEFKRKNVIAEIAPGRFRCDIKSLRTIAAD; encoded by the coding sequence ATGAGCATCACCTCCAAAGCCGCCTGGCGCGGCGAGGCCGACTGCCTGAACTGCAGCCTACGCACCTCGGTGCTCTTCGCCGGGCTGGAGGAGAAGGATTTCGACCAGATTCATCGGCCCATCGAAGAGTTCAACCTGGCCCCGCACCAGGTGCTCTACCGTGCCGGCGATCCGGGCGACGCGGTCTACACCATCCGCAGCGGTCTGCTGAAGCTGGTGCAGTACCTGCCCGACGGCGGCCAGCGCATCGTGCGACTGGTGCACAGCACCGACGTGGCGGGACTCGAGGCCCTGCTGGGCCAGCCCTACCAGCACGACGCGGTAGTGCTGCAGCCGGCCTCCGTCTGCCGCCTGCCCATCGACGTGGTGAAGCGCCTGGATCGGGACAACCCGGGGCTGCACCAGGAGCTGATGCGCCGCTGGCAGCGGGCCCTGAGCGAGGCCGACGCCTGGCTCACCCAGCTCTCCACCGGCACGGCGCGCCAGCGCGTGGCCCGGCTCCTGCTGCGGCTGGTGGAACGCAACGGCGAGCCCGCCTGCGAACTGTTCAGCCGCGAGGATGTGGGCGCCATGCTCGGCATCACCACCGAAACCGCCAGCCGCATGGTGGCGGAGTTCAAGCGCAAGAATGTCATCGCCGAGATCGCACCGGGCCGTTTCCGCTGCGATATCAAGTCCCTGCGGACCATCGCCGCCGATTGA
- a CDS encoding NifB/NifX family molybdenum-iron cluster-binding protein, which translates to MKFAITSQNFRTVTGHAGKSRRFLVYSAEPGQEPLEVERLDLPRELAFHEFRGAGVHPVDGVDVLITGGAGAGFVHRLAARGIRVAVTGETDPLAAIRRFFDGTLPPPLPHDHHH; encoded by the coding sequence ATGAAATTCGCCATCACCAGCCAGAACTTCCGTACCGTGACCGGTCACGCCGGCAAGAGCCGCCGGTTCCTGGTCTACAGCGCCGAGCCCGGCCAGGAGCCCCTGGAGGTCGAGCGCCTGGATCTGCCGCGTGAGCTCGCCTTCCACGAGTTCCGCGGCGCGGGTGTCCACCCGGTGGACGGGGTCGATGTCCTCATCACCGGCGGCGCCGGCGCCGGGTTCGTCCACCGCCTGGCCGCACGGGGAATCCGGGTGGCCGTCACCGGCGAGACCGATCCCCTGGCCGCCATCCGCCGCTTCTTCGACGGGACACTGCCGCCGCCCCTTCCCCACGACCACCACCATTGA